In one window of Limisphaera ngatamarikiensis DNA:
- a CDS encoding GAF domain-containing protein, giving the protein MSASPSRHPQLPPDAPQLACPEEVARRRRHLEWLHALQTATAEAAATGPALEAALKVVLRAVRARAGLVLLLNPTTGFLEWQACVGLPATISQQPLRVSEGILGWVTRTGQAACVQELDKHPRAEPLRPGARSLLAVPLEVADPVRGVLAVLADRPAAFGPDETDWLRLCSGELERLIRRLWHLERLRLQARMFEHLAQVSPKVHEAFSLDEALSTITREAGELMQARLCSLFLLDPTGEWLDLKAAWGAGPAYRNKARLSVSESFVGEVVRRRRPMQITDVRSSARYHHTVVARKEGLVALLSVPLMSGNRSVGVLNVYKGHPHVFSDLEVSVLRAFAGLSARALERARWHERVLELEEQLRRNERLAALGLLAAEVAHEVRNPLTVIQMLYHSLDLQFPPGDPRAEDAAVLGRKIEQLNRIVERILDLARPSEPRLGPVSVNPLLEELARLVRHKLRQSNIELHWRPDPRQPQVHGDAGQLEQVFLNLVLNATEAMKEGGRLTLITRDRGEVVEVIVQDTGPGMTPEQRRLAFRSVLPPGRAGGTGLGLAIVGRIVEAHRGRVRAEAPKGGGTRVRVLLPAARTASPSDAVSPASA; this is encoded by the coding sequence ATGAGCGCGTCACCCTCTCGACATCCACAACTCCCGCCCGATGCACCGCAGCTGGCATGTCCGGAGGAGGTCGCCCGACGACGACGTCACCTGGAATGGTTGCACGCCCTCCAGACAGCCACCGCGGAAGCCGCGGCCACAGGACCGGCTCTGGAGGCGGCACTGAAGGTGGTTCTGCGAGCGGTCCGGGCCCGGGCGGGCTTGGTCCTGCTGCTGAACCCCACCACCGGCTTCCTCGAATGGCAGGCATGCGTCGGACTGCCGGCCACGATCTCCCAACAACCCCTGCGGGTGAGTGAAGGGATCCTGGGGTGGGTCACCCGCACCGGCCAGGCCGCCTGCGTGCAAGAACTGGACAAGCATCCGCGCGCGGAGCCGCTCCGGCCCGGAGCCCGATCCCTGTTGGCGGTGCCGCTGGAAGTGGCCGACCCGGTCCGCGGTGTCCTGGCGGTGTTGGCCGATCGACCCGCGGCGTTCGGACCCGACGAAACGGACTGGTTGCGGCTGTGCAGCGGGGAACTGGAACGGCTGATCCGTCGTCTGTGGCACCTGGAACGCCTGCGGCTGCAGGCACGCATGTTCGAGCACCTCGCGCAGGTCAGTCCGAAGGTTCACGAGGCTTTCAGCCTCGACGAGGCCCTCTCCACCATCACCCGCGAGGCCGGCGAACTGATGCAGGCGCGGCTCTGTTCGCTCTTCCTGCTCGACCCCACGGGCGAATGGCTGGACCTGAAGGCCGCATGGGGCGCCGGGCCCGCCTACCGGAACAAGGCGCGGCTGAGCGTGTCGGAAAGTTTCGTGGGCGAGGTGGTCCGACGGCGCCGCCCCATGCAGATCACCGATGTGCGGAGCTCCGCCCGCTATCACCACACCGTCGTGGCCCGGAAGGAGGGATTGGTGGCCCTGCTGAGTGTGCCGCTGATGTCCGGCAACCGGAGCGTGGGCGTGTTGAACGTCTACAAGGGGCATCCGCACGTGTTCTCCGACCTCGAGGTGTCCGTGTTGCGGGCTTTTGCCGGGCTTTCGGCCCGGGCCCTGGAAAGGGCCCGGTGGCACGAACGGGTGCTCGAACTGGAGGAACAGTTACGCCGCAACGAACGACTGGCCGCGCTCGGCCTGCTGGCAGCGGAGGTGGCCCACGAGGTGCGCAATCCGCTGACGGTCATCCAGATGCTGTATCATTCGCTGGACCTGCAGTTTCCGCCCGGTGATCCGCGTGCCGAAGACGCCGCCGTGCTGGGCCGCAAGATTGAACAACTCAACCGCATCGTGGAACGGATCCTCGACCTTGCGCGCCCCAGCGAACCCCGGCTGGGTCCGGTGTCCGTCAACCCGCTGCTGGAGGAACTGGCCCGGCTGGTGCGGCACAAGCTTCGCCAGTCCAACATCGAACTGCACTGGCGGCCGGATCCGCGCCAACCGCAGGTGCATGGCGATGCGGGTCAACTCGAGCAGGTCTTCCTCAACCTCGTGCTGAACGCCACCGAGGCCATGAAAGAAGGCGGTCGCCTCACCCTGATCACGCGGGATCGCGGCGAGGTCGTGGAGGTGATCGTGCAGGACACGGGCCCGGGCATGACGCCCGAACAACGTCGGTTGGCGTTCCGGTCCGTGCTGCCGCCGGGCCGGGCCGGCGGCACCGGCCTCGGGTTGGCCATCGTGGGTCGCATCGTGGAGGCGCACCGGGGCAGGGTCCGAGCCGAAGCCCCCAAGGGCGGCGGCACGCGTGTGCGGGTCCTTCTGCCGGCCGCCCGGACCGCATCCCCGTCGGATGCCGTTTCGCCCGCTTCCGCA